The Corynebacterium camporealensis genome contains a region encoding:
- a CDS encoding 1-phosphofructokinase family hexose kinase, with the protein MILTFTPNPSIDSTIELSEAVQPGNVHRACRVIQQPGGKGVNVAAAVHLAQRPTLALFPANDNDIFLHLVKESGLPFHNLPMSEGVRVNTTVTDPEGVTTKLNGPGPQLKPELADELKRTLVNKAHDASWVVLAGSLPGGVSESWYSDLIAALRAEVPDVRIALDTSDGPMRAVANELHRAAPDVIKPNGMELGQLAGVDGLALEHAAATGDYEPVISAARLVVARGIPEVLVTLGAAGAVLVTADNAWIATPPPSEVRSTVGAGDAALAGYILARSSNEDYPAALARSVAYGTAATALPGTQFPSPDGLDIAGTVVTPE; encoded by the coding sequence ATGATTTTGACGTTCACTCCCAACCCCAGCATCGATTCCACAATCGAGCTCAGCGAAGCGGTCCAGCCGGGCAACGTGCACCGCGCCTGCCGGGTGATTCAGCAGCCCGGCGGCAAAGGCGTCAACGTTGCCGCAGCCGTGCATTTGGCTCAACGCCCCACCTTGGCGCTCTTCCCGGCTAATGACAACGACATCTTCTTGCACCTCGTCAAAGAATCCGGCCTTCCTTTCCACAACCTGCCCATGTCAGAAGGCGTGCGCGTCAACACCACCGTCACTGACCCCGAGGGTGTCACGACCAAGCTCAACGGCCCGGGCCCACAACTGAAGCCTGAGCTCGCCGATGAGCTCAAGCGCACCTTAGTCAACAAAGCCCACGATGCCTCCTGGGTCGTCCTTGCCGGTTCCCTACCAGGTGGGGTGTCCGAATCCTGGTACTCCGACCTCATCGCCGCCCTGCGTGCGGAGGTCCCCGACGTTCGCATCGCACTCGATACTTCCGATGGTCCGATGCGCGCTGTGGCCAATGAACTGCATCGAGCTGCTCCCGATGTCATTAAGCCCAACGGCATGGAACTTGGCCAGCTTGCCGGTGTCGACGGCCTCGCCTTAGAGCACGCCGCCGCTACCGGCGATTATGAACCGGTTATTTCCGCCGCACGCCTCGTCGTCGCCCGCGGTATTCCGGAAGTACTCGTCACCTTAGGCGCTGCCGGCGCGGTATTGGTGACCGCCGACAACGCCTGGATCGCCACCCCACCTCCTAGTGAGGTGCGCTCGACTGTTGGTGCCGGCGATGCCGCTTTAGCTGGCTATATACTGGCGCGTAGCAGCAACGAAGACTACCCAGCCGCACTGGCGCGCTCGGTGGCCTACGGCACCGCCGCCACCGCCTTGCCTGGAACCCAATTCCCCTCCCCCGACGGCCTGGATATTGCAGGAACCGTCGTTACACCTGAATAA
- a CDS encoding uracil-xanthine permease family protein: MSTLGWRLHGDGKHVKPGAVVAPDERLDWPRTIGIGMQHVVAMFGATLLVPTLTGFPVNTTLLFSGIGTMLFLLITRNRLPSYLGSSFAFIAPLTASQQHGIAAQTGSILVTGLALMVIGFIVKAAGRKVIDAIMPPAVTGAIVALIGLNLAPTATDNFSSQPLVATVTLFVILAGTVGSRGMFSRLSILIGVVVGWIFAALTGNLQEGAADSIREAAWIGLPDFHTPEFNMSAIAVALPVLVVLVAENVGHVKAVSEMTKRNMDNLAGDALIADGLATSLAGGFGGSATTTYAENIGVMAATRVYSTAAYWVAAATAVALAFIPKFGALIFTIPTGVLGGACLVLYGLIGMLGVRIWIDNKVNFNNPVNLTTAAVALVAGIGNLTLSVFGVELEGIAWGSVGIILAYPALKWLYHNVGEGQPLAK; the protein is encoded by the coding sequence GTGAGTACTTTAGGATGGCGCCTGCACGGCGACGGCAAACATGTAAAGCCCGGTGCGGTAGTCGCACCGGATGAGCGGTTGGATTGGCCGCGCACCATCGGCATCGGAATGCAGCACGTAGTCGCCATGTTCGGCGCTACCTTGCTGGTGCCCACTTTGACCGGTTTCCCGGTGAACACCACGTTGTTGTTCTCCGGTATCGGCACGATGCTTTTCTTGCTGATTACTCGTAATCGGTTGCCTTCCTACCTGGGCTCTTCTTTCGCCTTTATTGCCCCGCTGACTGCGTCGCAGCAGCACGGCATTGCGGCACAGACCGGTTCCATCCTGGTCACCGGTCTAGCGCTGATGGTTATCGGCTTTATCGTCAAAGCCGCAGGCCGCAAAGTTATCGACGCCATCATGCCACCGGCTGTTACCGGCGCCATCGTGGCTCTTATCGGCCTGAACCTGGCACCGACCGCCACGGACAACTTCAGCAGCCAGCCACTGGTTGCCACCGTCACTTTGTTTGTGATTCTGGCCGGCACCGTTGGTTCCCGCGGAATGTTTTCCCGCCTGTCCATCCTCATCGGCGTGGTTGTCGGCTGGATCTTCGCCGCGCTTACCGGCAATCTTCAGGAGGGCGCTGCCGACAGCATTCGCGAAGCCGCTTGGATCGGTCTGCCGGACTTCCATACGCCAGAATTCAACATGTCTGCCATCGCCGTGGCCCTGCCGGTACTCGTCGTCTTGGTGGCGGAGAACGTCGGCCACGTCAAGGCTGTCTCCGAAATGACCAAGCGCAACATGGACAACTTGGCTGGCGATGCCCTTATCGCCGACGGCCTGGCGACCTCTCTGGCCGGTGGCTTCGGTGGTTCTGCAACGACTACCTACGCTGAAAACATCGGCGTGATGGCCGCAACCCGTGTGTATTCCACCGCTGCGTACTGGGTGGCTGCCGCTACCGCTGTCGCCCTGGCGTTCATCCCGAAGTTCGGCGCACTGATCTTCACCATCCCAACCGGCGTACTGGGAGGTGCCTGCCTGGTGCTCTACGGGCTTATCGGCATGCTGGGCGTGCGCATCTGGATTGATAACAAGGTCAACTTCAACAACCCGGTCAACCTGACCACCGCTGCCGTCGCTCTGGTCGCCGGTATCGGCAACCTGACCTTAAGCGTCTTCGGCGTCGAGCTGGAAGGCATTGCCTGGGGCTCGGTCGGCATCATCCTGGCCTACCCAGCCCTGAAGTGGCTCTACCACAATGTTGGCGAAGGCCAGCCGCTGGCCAAGTAG
- the lexA gene encoding transcriptional repressor LexA, producing the protein MARKPVKPTGKPNEDSLSDRQRRILDVIRDAVMLRGYPPSIREIGDAAGLQSTSSVAYQLKQLEEKGFLRRDPNKPRAVDLRNYNNEEAPRKNSRKPVATTEDTPPEDSEAASYIPVVGRIAAGSPITAEENIDTYFPMPGDILGGGELYMLQVVGDSMHDAGIFDGDWVIVRSQAVAEEGEFVAALLDGEEATVKEFHRDSSGVWLLPHNDAYSPIKGDEAEIMGKVVSVFRKL; encoded by the coding sequence ATGGCTCGCAAACCCGTCAAACCGACCGGCAAGCCCAACGAAGATTCACTCTCCGATCGCCAACGGCGCATTCTGGATGTGATTCGGGATGCCGTGATGCTGCGCGGTTACCCGCCAAGCATCCGTGAGATCGGTGATGCGGCAGGCCTGCAGTCGACCTCCTCGGTGGCGTACCAGCTCAAGCAGTTAGAAGAAAAGGGCTTCCTGCGCCGCGACCCGAACAAGCCACGTGCGGTGGATCTGCGCAATTACAACAATGAGGAAGCTCCGCGAAAGAACTCCCGCAAGCCAGTGGCAACCACTGAGGACACCCCACCGGAGGATTCTGAGGCTGCTTCTTACATTCCGGTCGTTGGTCGCATTGCAGCGGGTTCCCCAATTACTGCAGAAGAAAACATCGACACCTACTTCCCTATGCCGGGCGACATCCTCGGCGGTGGCGAGCTGTACATGCTGCAGGTGGTCGGTGACTCCATGCATGATGCGGGCATCTTCGATGGCGACTGGGTTATTGTGCGCTCCCAGGCCGTTGCTGAGGAAGGCGAATTCGTCGCGGCACTGCTCGATGGCGAAGAGGCTACGGTCAAGGAATTCCACCGCGACTCCTCCGGTGTGTGGCTGCTGCCGCACAATGACGCCTACTCGCCTATCAAGGGCGATGAAGCAGAAATCATGGGCAAGGTCGTCTCTGTCTTCCGCAAGCTTTAA
- the nrdR gene encoding transcriptional regulator NrdR → MYCPFCHNEQSRVIDSRVVDAGTSIRRRRECASCKGRFTTVEKAVLLVVKRNGLAEPFSRDKLIRGVRRACQGRDVSDDSLKKLAQQVEETVRHHGSSQVNANDIGLAILEPLRDLDEVAYLRFASVYKSFESADDFESEIRLMRRRDREDF, encoded by the coding sequence GTGTATTGCCCCTTTTGTCACAATGAACAATCACGCGTTATTGATTCGCGCGTAGTCGATGCAGGCACCTCGATTCGCCGCCGCCGTGAATGCGCATCGTGCAAGGGACGCTTCACCACGGTGGAAAAGGCCGTGCTTCTCGTCGTCAAACGCAACGGCCTGGCGGAACCTTTCAGCCGCGACAAACTCATTCGCGGTGTCCGCCGTGCCTGCCAGGGCCGCGATGTCTCCGATGACTCGCTGAAAAAGCTTGCCCAGCAGGTCGAAGAAACTGTTCGCCATCATGGCTCCTCGCAGGTCAATGCCAATGACATTGGCCTAGCTATTCTGGAGCCACTGCGCGACCTCGATGAGGTTGCCTACCTGCGCTTTGCTTCTGTGTATAAGTCCTTCGAAAGCGCCGACGACTTCGAATCTGAGATTCGCCTTATGCGCCGACGCGATCGCGAAGACTTTTAG
- the ptsP gene encoding phosphoenolpyruvate--protein phosphotransferase — MSSAEETTISGTGVVAGIAYAEAVWVRPRPELPGASTPVPEEQRDAEFDRFVEAADLVASRLEQRANGADGQAAEVLDATSRMAKDRGWHKAVRKGVRTGKTAEYAVVGATDKFVTMFEAAGGIMAERTTDLKDVRDRVIAQLRGEPEPGLPAVEGEAVLLADDLAPADTATLDTAHIKALVTELGGPTSHTAIIARQLDIPCIVAMGASLRDIEAGTVLYVDGAVGNVTIGADEETSKQAVAEYRERAEKVAQWTGPAETADGHRVQLLANVADGNAARIASDSVAEGIGLYRTELSFLSASEEPTVEEQARIYAKVFNAYPESKVVVRTLDAGSDKPISYATMSDEENPALGVRGLRVARDNEALLTRQLDAIALAAENRDDNAPTWVMAPMVATAAEAQWFAGLCRERNLVAGAMIEVPAAALMADTIMPHLDFVSIGTNDLTQYTMAADRLSSQLAYLTDPWQPAVLRLIQHTCVVGHDNNVPVGVCGEAAADPMLACVLTGLGVNSLSAASTALAGVGAQVSELTLEQCQKLADVALASSGPSEAREAVRELIEKYRD, encoded by the coding sequence ATGAGTTCTGCTGAGGAAACCACCATCTCCGGAACCGGCGTGGTAGCCGGTATTGCGTATGCCGAAGCCGTGTGGGTCCGCCCCCGCCCGGAGCTTCCCGGAGCATCGACGCCCGTGCCCGAAGAACAGCGCGATGCAGAATTCGATCGCTTTGTCGAAGCTGCTGACCTGGTCGCATCCCGTCTGGAGCAGCGCGCCAATGGTGCCGATGGTCAGGCCGCTGAGGTCCTTGATGCGACCTCGCGTATGGCCAAGGACCGCGGTTGGCACAAGGCGGTGCGCAAGGGTGTGCGTACTGGCAAGACTGCGGAGTACGCCGTGGTTGGTGCAACTGACAAGTTTGTCACCATGTTTGAAGCTGCCGGCGGCATCATGGCAGAGCGCACCACAGACTTAAAAGATGTCCGTGACCGCGTGATTGCGCAGCTGCGCGGTGAGCCGGAACCAGGCCTGCCAGCAGTCGAGGGCGAAGCAGTATTGCTTGCCGATGACCTCGCACCCGCCGACACCGCCACCTTGGACACCGCACACATTAAGGCATTGGTGACTGAGCTCGGCGGCCCAACCAGCCACACCGCGATTATCGCGCGCCAGCTCGATATTCCGTGCATCGTGGCGATGGGCGCGAGCCTGCGTGATATTGAAGCCGGCACGGTGCTCTATGTCGACGGTGCGGTTGGCAACGTGACCATTGGTGCCGACGAGGAAACCTCCAAGCAGGCGGTTGCCGAGTACCGCGAGCGTGCCGAAAAGGTCGCCCAGTGGACTGGCCCGGCAGAAACTGCCGATGGTCACCGTGTACAGCTGCTCGCCAACGTCGCTGACGGCAATGCCGCCCGTATCGCTTCTGATTCTGTGGCTGAGGGTATTGGCCTCTACCGCACGGAGCTGTCCTTCCTCTCCGCCAGCGAAGAACCGACCGTGGAAGAACAGGCTCGCATCTATGCCAAGGTCTTCAATGCCTATCCCGAATCCAAGGTGGTCGTTCGTACCCTGGATGCAGGTTCGGACAAGCCGATTTCTTATGCCACCATGTCGGATGAAGAAAACCCGGCACTTGGTGTCCGTGGCCTGCGTGTTGCCCGCGACAACGAGGCTTTGCTGACCCGTCAGCTAGACGCGATTGCTCTGGCCGCAGAAAACCGCGACGACAATGCGCCGACGTGGGTGATGGCGCCGATGGTGGCCACCGCAGCTGAAGCGCAGTGGTTCGCGGGCCTGTGCCGGGAGCGCAACCTGGTTGCTGGAGCGATGATTGAGGTGCCTGCCGCAGCGCTCATGGCCGATACCATCATGCCGCACCTGGACTTTGTCTCCATCGGTACCAATGACCTGACCCAGTACACGATGGCCGCCGATCGTCTGTCCTCGCAGCTGGCCTATCTCACTGACCCGTGGCAGCCAGCCGTGCTGCGCCTGATTCAGCACACCTGCGTCGTGGGCCATGACAACAACGTCCCCGTGGGCGTCTGTGGTGAGGCCGCCGCCGATCCGATGCTGGCCTGCGTGCTCACCGGTCTGGGCGTGAACTCGCTGTCCGCAGCCTCGACTGCCTTGGCTGGCGTGGGCGCACAGGTCAGCGAGCTGACCTTGGAGCAGTGCCAAAAGCTTGCCGATGTCGCCCTAGCCTCCAGCGGTCCGAGCGAAGCCCGCGAAGCAGTGCGCGAGCTGATTGAAAAGTACCGTGACTAG
- a CDS encoding DeoR/GlpR family DNA-binding transcription regulator has product MYAEERRRQIASLTAVEGRVNVTELSERFEVTAETIRRDLAVLDREGVVHRVHGGAVASQTFQTAELTLDARQRSAIGAKASIARAAMDFLPQESGSIFLDAGSTINAMADLISQQHNTSPCTIVTNSLPVALSLATAGLPEVQLLGGTVRAITQAVVGDTALRTMALLRADVAFVGTNALTIDHGLSTADSQEAAIKSAFITNAHKVVVLCDSSKLGNDYLVSFASIRDIDVVITDSAAPETFVEELRKHEIEVIIAEDD; this is encoded by the coding sequence ATGTACGCCGAAGAGCGGCGCCGCCAAATTGCTTCCCTGACCGCAGTGGAAGGCCGCGTTAACGTCACCGAGCTTTCGGAGCGTTTCGAAGTCACAGCTGAAACGATTCGTCGTGACTTGGCGGTCCTAGACCGCGAAGGTGTCGTCCACCGCGTGCACGGCGGTGCGGTCGCATCGCAGACCTTCCAGACTGCAGAGCTAACCTTAGATGCTCGTCAGCGCTCCGCCATTGGTGCCAAGGCTTCCATTGCCCGTGCGGCCATGGACTTTTTGCCCCAGGAATCCGGCAGCATCTTCCTGGATGCCGGTTCCACCATTAACGCGATGGCCGACCTTATCAGTCAGCAGCACAACACCTCGCCGTGCACTATCGTGACCAACTCGCTGCCGGTAGCACTCTCCCTGGCAACTGCTGGACTTCCCGAGGTACAACTGCTCGGCGGTACGGTGCGTGCAATTACCCAGGCTGTCGTCGGTGATACTGCGCTGCGCACCATGGCGCTGCTGCGCGCGGATGTCGCTTTCGTCGGCACCAATGCCTTGACCATTGACCATGGACTGTCGACTGCGGATTCGCAGGAAGCAGCCATCAAGTCGGCGTTTATCACCAATGCCCACAAGGTTGTGGTGTTGTGTGACTCGTCGAAGCTGGGTAATGACTACCTGGTTAGCTTCGCCTCTATTCGCGATATTGACGTTGTGATCACAGATTCCGCAGCCCCTGAGACTTTCGTCGAGGAACTGCGGAAGCATGAAATTGAGGTCATTATCGCCGAAGATGACTAG
- the hflX gene encoding GTPase HflX, translating into MTSSSEKNPSHDELLAQAFRDNAPQPDIAEPSDEPTTGELDLAERNAFRRVTKDTNIRAEDTTDGYEVEYRKLRLEQVILVGVWTEGTVAEVEATMAELAALTETAGADVVEMLYQKRDRPDPGTYIGSGKVRELADIVQATGADTVVCDGELNPGQLSALERALNTKVIDRTMLILDIFAQHAKSKEGKAQVSLAQLEYLYTHTRGWGGNLSRQAGGRAGSNGGVGLRGPGETKIETDRRRIRTEMARLRKELKSMKTAREVKRSRRQESVIPQIAIAGYTNAGKSSLINAMTGAGVLVEDALFATLDPTTRKAELSDGRQVVFTDTVGFVRHLPTQLVEAFKSTLEEVLAADIMLHVVDGSDPFPLKQIEAVNKVIYDIVKETGEEAPPEIIVINKIDQADPLVLAELRHVLDRDNVVYVSAKTGEGIKELTARVELFLNSQDAHVRMLVPFTRGDVVARAHAQGTVREEEYTSEGTVLDVRLPQVVARELDEFVTEHVS; encoded by the coding sequence ATGACGTCATCTTCTGAAAAGAACCCTTCCCACGACGAACTGCTTGCTCAAGCATTTCGCGACAACGCTCCGCAGCCAGACATTGCGGAGCCTTCCGATGAACCCACCACCGGCGAGCTCGATCTCGCCGAGCGCAATGCCTTCCGCCGGGTTACTAAAGACACCAACATCCGTGCTGAAGACACCACTGATGGCTATGAGGTCGAGTACCGAAAGCTGCGTCTCGAGCAGGTCATCTTGGTTGGTGTGTGGACCGAAGGCACTGTCGCTGAGGTCGAAGCCACCATGGCAGAACTTGCCGCGCTGACCGAGACCGCGGGTGCTGATGTGGTTGAGATGCTCTACCAGAAGCGCGACCGACCCGACCCAGGTACTTATATCGGTTCCGGTAAGGTCCGCGAGCTTGCCGACATCGTCCAGGCCACTGGCGCCGATACGGTCGTTTGCGATGGTGAGCTCAACCCCGGTCAGCTCAGCGCGCTAGAGCGTGCGCTGAACACCAAGGTCATTGACCGCACCATGCTGATTCTGGATATCTTCGCCCAGCACGCGAAGTCCAAAGAGGGTAAAGCCCAGGTCTCCTTGGCACAGCTGGAATACCTCTACACCCATACCCGTGGTTGGGGTGGCAACCTGTCGCGTCAGGCCGGCGGTCGTGCCGGTTCCAACGGCGGTGTGGGCCTGCGTGGTCCGGGTGAGACCAAGATTGAGACCGACCGTCGCCGCATCCGCACCGAGATGGCTCGGCTGCGCAAGGAACTGAAATCCATGAAGACCGCGCGTGAAGTCAAGCGCTCGCGCCGTCAGGAATCGGTCATCCCGCAGATTGCTATCGCTGGTTATACCAACGCCGGTAAGTCCTCGCTGATTAATGCCATGACCGGTGCTGGCGTGCTGGTCGAGGACGCATTGTTCGCAACCCTGGATCCGACCACCCGTAAAGCAGAGCTTTCCGATGGCCGCCAGGTCGTCTTCACCGACACCGTTGGCTTCGTGCGTCACCTGCCCACCCAGCTGGTCGAGGCGTTTAAGTCCACCCTGGAAGAAGTCCTGGCAGCAGATATCATGCTGCACGTTGTCGATGGCTCCGATCCTTTCCCGCTCAAGCAGATTGAAGCGGTCAACAAGGTCATCTACGACATCGTGAAGGAAACCGGGGAAGAGGCCCCGCCAGAAATCATCGTGATCAACAAGATCGACCAGGCGGACCCGTTGGTGCTGGCGGAGCTGCGCCACGTCCTCGATCGCGACAACGTTGTATACGTCTCGGCAAAAACTGGTGAGGGAATTAAAGAACTCACCGCCCGTGTGGAGTTGTTCCTCAACTCCCAGGATGCCCACGTCCGCATGCTGGTGCCGTTTACACGCGGTGACGTCGTGGCCCGCGCCCACGCCCAGGGCACAGTCCGCGAAGAGGAGTACACCTCCGAAGGCACCGTGCTGGATGTACGCTTGCCGCAGGTGGTTGCCCGTGAACTCGATGAATTCGTCACCGAGCACGTCTCCTAA
- a CDS encoding HPr family phosphocarrier protein, translated as MASKTVKVGSSVGLHARPASIIADAASEFDEDIFLNLAGEEEDEETDAASSLMIMALGAEQGDEVVVTSENEEAVEKIASLIEQDLDS; from the coding sequence ATGGCTTCCAAAACCGTTAAGGTCGGCTCCTCGGTAGGCCTGCACGCACGTCCTGCTTCCATCATCGCCGATGCTGCCAGCGAATTCGACGAGGACATCTTCCTGAACCTGGCTGGCGAGGAAGAAGATGAGGAAACTGATGCAGCTTCCTCCCTGATGATTATGGCTCTGGGCGCAGAGCAGGGCGACGAGGTTGTCGTCACTTCCGAGAACGAAGAGGCAGTAGAAAAGATTGCCTCCCTGATTGAGCAGGACCTCGACTCTTAG
- a CDS encoding PTS fructose transporter subunit IIABC encodes MSSPIITTDLVALDADFGSSVDTVITELATLVHNTGRASDIDGLAQPAIERENKAGTGVPGKVAIPHCRSEAVSEPTLAFARLAKPVDFSGPDGDAELVFLIAAPADGGKAHLRILSKLARALVRDDFLNTLREATTADEIVTAVMEVINAEKPRKKKPADKSTTTSAGTATAAAGTAAAASQSSASTSDADTDPKAATEQQSSGKRTRIVAVTACPTGIAHTYMAADALTQTADKRDDIELLVETQGSSNNEPLADADIDAADAVIFATDVGVRDKERFAGKPVIESGVKRAINEPSVMLDEAVAAANNPNARKVSGTKSNSTPSASADAEADAGLGWGKRIQQAVMTGVSYMVPFVAAGGLLLALGFLFGGADMANGWQAITTNYSLTNLPGHEVDVDGTMMSFERAGFMLYFGAVLFAIGQAAMSFIVAALSGFIAFALAGRPGIAPGFVGGAIAVTLDAGFIGGLVTGLLAGLVAMWIGQWKVPRWLGSLMPVVIIPLLASLVVGLAMYLLLGAPLAAIMEGLQNWLSSMSGSSAVLLGIILGLMMCFDLGGPVNKAAYLFATAGLSTGDQASMEIMAAVMAAGMVPPIALSLATFLRKSLFTPAEQENGKSAWLLGLSFVSEGAIPFAAADPFRVIPSMMAGGAVTGAISMALSVGSHAPHGGIFVLFAISPAWGYLLAIAAGVAVSAVTVIAVKQFWPNRAIEEAAGQRNVAA; translated from the coding sequence ATGTCTTCCCCGATTATCACCACCGACCTGGTGGCCTTGGACGCTGACTTTGGCAGCAGCGTCGACACTGTTATCACCGAACTTGCCACGCTGGTTCACAACACCGGTCGCGCCAGCGACATCGACGGTCTTGCCCAACCTGCCATCGAACGCGAAAACAAGGCTGGCACTGGCGTACCCGGCAAAGTTGCCATCCCGCACTGCCGTTCGGAAGCCGTCAGCGAACCCACCCTCGCTTTTGCCCGCCTGGCCAAGCCAGTCGATTTCTCTGGCCCTGACGGCGATGCCGAACTCGTCTTCCTCATCGCCGCCCCTGCCGATGGCGGCAAAGCCCACCTGCGCATCCTGTCCAAGCTTGCCCGCGCACTTGTTCGCGACGACTTCCTCAACACCCTGCGCGAAGCAACCACTGCCGACGAAATCGTCACCGCAGTCATGGAGGTCATCAACGCAGAAAAGCCACGCAAGAAGAAGCCGGCCGATAAATCGACCACGACCTCAGCAGGTACCGCAACCGCGGCAGCAGGAACCGCAGCGGCGGCATCGCAAAGCAGCGCATCCACCAGTGATGCCGACACTGACCCGAAGGCAGCGACTGAACAGCAGTCTTCGGGCAAGCGCACCCGCATCGTGGCAGTCACGGCCTGCCCGACGGGTATTGCGCATACCTACATGGCCGCAGATGCGCTAACGCAGACTGCTGACAAACGCGATGACATCGAGTTGTTAGTCGAAACCCAAGGCTCGTCGAATAACGAACCTCTGGCTGACGCTGATATCGATGCTGCTGATGCGGTCATCTTTGCCACGGATGTTGGCGTGCGCGATAAGGAGCGTTTCGCCGGCAAGCCGGTCATTGAATCTGGTGTGAAACGCGCAATCAATGAGCCGTCCGTCATGCTGGATGAAGCAGTTGCTGCAGCGAATAACCCGAATGCCCGCAAGGTTTCCGGCACGAAGTCCAACTCGACTCCGTCTGCTTCAGCGGATGCTGAAGCAGACGCTGGCCTGGGCTGGGGCAAGCGCATCCAGCAGGCAGTGATGACTGGCGTCTCTTACATGGTGCCATTCGTCGCTGCTGGTGGTTTGCTGCTGGCTTTGGGCTTCCTGTTTGGTGGCGCCGACATGGCCAATGGTTGGCAGGCCATTACGACGAATTACTCGTTGACCAACCTGCCGGGCCATGAGGTCGATGTTGATGGCACAATGATGAGCTTTGAACGCGCCGGATTCATGTTGTACTTCGGTGCGGTGCTCTTTGCCATTGGCCAAGCAGCGATGAGCTTTATCGTCGCGGCACTCTCCGGCTTTATTGCCTTTGCTCTGGCCGGCCGTCCGGGTATTGCACCGGGCTTTGTCGGTGGCGCGATTGCTGTGACTTTGGATGCTGGCTTCATCGGTGGTCTGGTCACCGGTTTGCTGGCTGGTCTGGTCGCGATGTGGATTGGTCAGTGGAAGGTCCCGCGCTGGCTGGGCTCACTGATGCCAGTCGTTATTATTCCGCTGCTAGCCTCGCTGGTCGTGGGCTTGGCGATGTACCTGCTGCTCGGCGCCCCACTGGCTGCCATCATGGAAGGCCTGCAGAACTGGCTGTCGTCGATGTCTGGTTCTTCTGCCGTACTGCTGGGCATCATTTTGGGCCTGATGATGTGCTTCGACCTCGGCGGCCCAGTCAACAAAGCGGCGTACTTGTTCGCGACTGCGGGTCTGTCCACGGGCGACCAGGCGTCGATGGAAATCATGGCTGCCGTCATGGCCGCCGGTATGGTTCCACCAATTGCGTTGTCGCTGGCGACCTTCCTGCGCAAGAGCCTGTTTACTCCGGCTGAGCAAGAAAACGGCAAGTCCGCGTGGCTGCTGGGTCTGTCGTTTGTCTCCGAAGGTGCTATCCCGTTTGCTGCTGCTGACCCATTCCGCGTCATCCCATCGATGATGGCTGGTGGTGCTGTCACCGGTGCCATCTCGATGGCTCTCAGTGTCGGTTCGCATGCCCCGCATGGTGGTATCTTCGTGCTCTTCGCTATTTCCCCGGCATGGGGCTACCTGCTGGCTATCGCTGCAGGTGTTGCAGTCTCTGCCGTCACGGTGATTGCTGTGAAGCAGTTCTGGCCAAACCGCGCTATTGAAGAGGCCGCAGGTCAGCGCAACGTAGCGGCATGA